The following DNA comes from Gopherus flavomarginatus isolate rGopFla2 chromosome 5, rGopFla2.mat.asm, whole genome shotgun sequence.
GTTCTCAGACACTTCTatttaaacacaaacaaaacatcCCTCCcaagtttattgactacaaagatagattttaaatgagtgCAAATAAGGATGcacagaagtcagatttggttaaaaaaaataaagctagaATGCAAAGTTaacaaataagatgaaattcaaagcaAATGTTTCCTCACCACATGCTTCAATCAGTCTTCCTGACCAAATTTCTTAGGTTAGGACCCCTCTCCCCGTCCAATGGCTGCTTCCTGTATCCCTTCAGATGCAGTGCATCAGTGGGCAGAGGCAGAgatagagagcaagagagagagtgtgcCATGCCTTTGTATGTCTaccccttctttttatagtccttTTCCCACTTTGAGAAACATTTTCACCTTGTACCAGAAGACAAAATGTATTTgtagaaggatgttccctgctgttttttCCTCACCTTTTTGggcttcctttgtttcccttcctgcttgaagACTCTGGTGATTCTTTAGACAAAAAATTAAGCAGaacacacatttctttgtttaaaacAGACCAGTTTGCCAGCCCGCGTTTGGAACATGTATTAATAACCTGATACAGTGTCATCTTACAACTTTACGCACAGTAACTCCtctcttaacattgtagttatattcctgaaaaatgcagcttGAATTCTTATAAGGAAATtgaatttgcttaacattgttttgcttaatgtaaataggggtggttaggttccagggaatattttttttttgccagacaaaaggcattatatacttttaaaaaaaattaaacaaacaatttaatacaggtataagttttttaaaacagttttaaagaAACAGTTGAGTAtgcagacaatgaggcaggcaaggaggctgacgGTCCCATAGGTTAGGAGAAGCACGTTGCACAACAGCAGCAGAAGCTTCCCCTACTGTGATGCCCCAGAGGTAGGGGGCTCAACACTTGGCCtgcccattccacctcttccctcaaaACCCTATCCTTAACCTGCCTCTTCTCTACTGCACCTCCTCCACCTTTATTCCACATGCcctgtcctcgctcctccccctccctcccctgcctcctaaaTGCTGCAAATCAGCTGATTACcatgggcaggaggtgggggaagcagggtGAAGGTGCTGATCTGTGGGGTCTGCCGGCAGGAAGCGCTGGGGGGGCATATGGGAGCTGATACGGGgtctgccagctgtggacaaagcaagcagccaaacaatgttatagtggagcattgcacaactttaaacaagcaggTTCTGTAACTGATCAGGAAACTAAaatcgaaacaatgttaagtgagaggACGTTAAGTGGAGAGTTACTATAAtcaaaaatattgtattaataTTTACTATGAGAGCATGACTAGTTCTAGTTGACTTATAGCTTTATTTAGCATCTTAAAGCTGAGCTCTGTGTGCAGTTAATATGCATGCAAGAGGGATAGTTTTGTGAACTGCAGAAATCAGTAGCATGCTATGGTGTCCTCCTGAGCTCCTGTGGTCATCATGTCTTCTCCATCAAGCATAATGAGTAAACCTATCCTTCCTACTTTGGGAAGTGACCGAGCAAGGGAAGGACATAGGATACCATAGTAATTGGCATGGGAAAGATAGCTAGATAATCTGAAGTACTCTTACATGTCTTACAGGTTTTACATTCCACTTATTGGGGCCAGGATAATGAGGTGATTCTGAAACCAGGAATGACTGACAAGATATCAGTTACAGCTGCAAAAAATTAGTACATTTCACCTGTATCTAATTTTCTGCTCCTTTAATTccaaatttttgaaattttttatgAGAAGTGTTTTTTATGGGAAATTGAGTTTTCCATTCAACTATTTTTTCCATAAAATAACCTTCTACCTGGAAATTATAAACTTCCCATCAAAATACCAAACTCCCCTCCTCCCTAAACTATGGCTGTGGGACCATGGTGATGTTCCAGGGCGGTTCAGCAAGGGAGAGACCATCATGCATCATGATAGATACGGTCCAGACTAGGAGCCTGGCCCATAGAAGAGATTGGTGTTGTGTGCTATCTGATGCACCCCTGTGGTATTTCCGAGCAAAaagatttcagttttcacaaacaAACCCCCTTTCTGGATAAGCTTTACGCAGTACCCAGCTTGCACTGAAAACAGTAGGATGAAATATACCCCTAACCTCATACTCTGTAACTCTGGTAGAAATTGCATCATTTAATAACAAGGTAAGAAAGAGTAGGTTGAATTAATCCCCAGGGAATGAATTAAACCAAACGTGGCTTTGGTTCACTGAATGAGTTAATTAGGTGTTATGGTTCTCTGAGCTCAGGTATTCCCAGTTGCTCCAGGAATCATGTCCCACAGATCACAGATCTCAGTATAAAACTTACCGCATGCTCCAAACTGACAGTTTCTGACGATGGGGAAACACcaacacatctctctctctctcttctcagcaGGTACGTGCGATTGTCCGGAATTActgtcacacacatacacacgcagaCATCATGGGGATTAGCAGGTATTGAATTCAAGACCTccagcattaaacacctcagtccCAATTCCTACCCCTTCAGCTAAAGGAGCGACCTCCTTGGTTGCAAGAAAATAGGTAATTACATAGTCACTGAAGCCAGTGCTTTCCATTGTGTCTCTGGGTTTTCATACTGGCTAAAGTAAATGCCAAAAAGCTTAATTAGCACAGTAAGCAACTTTAACCCAACCCAACATGCCAAGCCACAGAGTTCCCCTTGCCCAAAGAGGGTAGAAAGATTGACACTCCTTTCCTCTCACCCCTTGTTTAGCTAAGGAATTATCTCTTCAGACTGATTCTCTCCCAGCAGAGTCACAAGTCGCTGTTTACTGTTCGGATATGTTACCAGGAGTGTTTGCGTGCGGGGAATGATTAACCTGCATGTCACTGTATTTGCACAGTGTGTTCATCTTATCAAACACCTGGAATGACCAGCTGTGAAAATCTGGCACTATGGACTAAGCCCTTTCCTGAGCAGATACTGATGTCCATTAAGAAACTGATCTCCATTTATCTTCATTTACTTCATTACAGAGAAGGGATAGGTTTTCCGCACCATCCACCTGCCCACATCTCTGTAGCTGCCTGATCTGTGTTCAGAGTAGATGGAAAAAGGAAATCACTCGGAGGTGACTGAGTTCATTCTTTCAGGACTGACAGATCGTCCAGAGCTGCAGGTCCCCCTCTTTGCGGTGTTCCTACTGATTTATGGTGTCACCctggtggggaatggggggatgATCTTGTTAATCAAGATTGACCCCCGactccacacccccatgtactttttcctcaGTAATTTGTCTTTCTGTGACCTCTTCTTTTCCTCGATAATTTCCCCTAAAATGCTGCTAAATTTCGTAGCCGAGAAGAAAAGCATTTCTTACACTGCCTGCACTGTGCAAATGAGTCTCTCTGTTTTTATAGATGTTGAATGCTTCTTGCTGGCTGTGATGGCGTATGACCGTTATGTGGCCATCTGTAACCCACTGCTCTATACAGTTACCATGTCCAGGCAATGTTGTAAATGGATTGTGGCTGGGGTGTATGCTGTGGGGTTTGTAGATTCAATGATATACACATGTTTTATATTTCGACTGTCATTCTGCAGCTCCAACATCATcaatcatttcttctgtgacatctcCCCATTGTTGGCGCTCTCCTGCTCTGACACCCACATCAATGAAATTGTGATGTTTGTTTTTATGAGCTGCATTATAGTGGGTAGCCTTGTAACTGTCCTCCTCTCCTATGTTtatatcatctccaccatcctgaagATCCGCTCCGCTGAGGGCCGGttcaaagccttctccacctgctcttTCCACTTGACTGTGGTGGCCCTGTTTTATGGCACCCAACTCTTTGTGTATTTACATCCCACCTCCAGCTATTCCATGGACACAGACAAAGTAGTCTCAGTGTTTTACACGCTGGTGATCCCGATGTTGAACCCattcatctacagcctgaggaacaaggaggtgaaggACGCCCTGAGGAGAGCAATGAATAAACTCCTAACCAATTCCTGAATTTGTTTAACTCTGTACTGGTTTTGTGATGGGGAGTGGGACCATGTGAATTCAATTCTCATCCAATTGCAATGTAATTTCACAGAGCCCGTGGTCATATTGTTCATTATTAGATTGTTAGTATTATTAATTTGCTTGTATTCCTCTAAAGTCTGCAGGCCCCAACTCAGATCAGTTGATAAAACACAGGAAGCATCACAGGAAATGCAGGAAATCCAAGTGCACAGTGTATTCTGAGTTTATAAATAAACaacagtgattttattaagtaggaaaagtagaatttaaatagttttaagtaataacagacagatcAGACTAagttacaaagcaaaacaaaacactcaaggctaagcttaatacactcagAAATCAGTTACAGATGTTATCTTCTCACCCAAGTTGATAGTTCATGTAAAATAATTTTCAGGTCAGATGCCTTTTCTGACCTTGGTCCAGCCTTTGCTTACCCACcctttgtggggtggggaggtcgTGTtttaagccagctgaagacacTCATTGTTTGCCTTCCCCCACTTGATATAGAACATCCTCAAGGCGGGAAACCTTTCTTTGAAATTCCAGCCCCCTCTGGAAAAGTATCAGCTTCAAGATGGATTTCAGACTctggtgacatggtcacatgtcactgtcaGACCCccagtctccattcttcctgggttacccCTCATGTACActggaaggcttgcaggtaaacagagccattcacagttcattgattctgaagcatccttaatggcctccacttaatatgtctacaagtttatatcttattctcctaactccagacatagaaataataaagCGTATGGAGTGCAGTGTCACACATGGCTTTGCCTAGTGCTGGAGAgaagggggaattgaacccagatctctcacCTCACAGGTGAGCACCCAAATTACTGGGCTAAAAATTACAGAGGGAAGGACCACAACTGCCTCCTATGGTGTCTGCGTTGCCACTGGAACCTaaatcctccccacacacacacattgctttGGGACAAACCTATTAGGAGTATGTTTAACACATTTGTGCATTGACACAGCTATCATATGCAGCAGCACCATCATGTAGATGTTTTCCACATTGATGGAAGGGTTTTTCTATTGATGTAGTTAAGCCATGTCCATGGAAAAATTACACTGAAAGTCAGTACAAGCTAACTGCCTCGAACATAGTATGAAAAGTTTCCCTGCTCTGCGTGACGGAGCTCGGTTGAGCTAATTTTTAAGCATAAACCAGGCCTCAGAGAAGCTGCTGATCTAAAATACCAGATGGGAAATCTAGTCCTATCTCCCTGCAAGGGCAGCAGAATCCCCTTCGGTTCGCTTT
Coding sequences within:
- the LOC127052839 gene encoding olfactory receptor 1009-like isoform X1, which translates into the protein MACMEKGNHSEVTEFILSGLTDRPELQVPLFAVFLLIYGVTLVGNGGMILLIKIDPRLHTPMYFFLSNLSFCDLFFSSIISPKMLLNFVAEKKSISYTACTVQMSLSVFIDVECFLLAVMAYDRYVAICNPLLYTVTMSRQCCKWIVAGVYAVGFVDSMIYTCFIFRLSFCSSNIINHFFCDISPLLALSCSDTHINEIVMFVFMSCIIVGSLVTVLLSYVYIISTILKIRSAEGRFKAFSTCSFHLTVVALFYGTQLFVYLHPTSSYSMDTDKVVSVFYTLVIPMLNPFIYSLRNKEVKDALRRAMNKLLTNS
- the LOC127052839 gene encoding olfactory receptor 1009-like isoform X2 is translated as MSWMEKGNHSEVTEFILSGLTDRPELQVPLFAVFLLIYGVTLVGNGGMILLIKIDPRLHTPMYFFLSNLSFCDLFFSSIISPKMLLNFVAEKKSISYTACTVQMSLSVFIDVECFLLAVMAYDRYVAICNPLLYTVTMSRQCCKWIVAGVYAVGFVDSMIYTCFIFRLSFCSSNIINHFFCDISPLLALSCSDTHINEIVMFVFMSCIIVGSLVTVLLSYVYIISTILKIRSAEGRFKAFSTCSFHLTVVALFYGTQLFVYLHPTSSYSMDTDKVVSVFYTLVIPMLNPFIYSLRNKEVKDALRRAMNKLLTNS